The following are encoded in a window of Litoribrevibacter albus genomic DNA:
- a CDS encoding cupin domain-containing protein, with protein sequence MNLRKAASLIVLGVSLSTQAISAEKPVREDKFFRSVEVAGNSGFVKSQRIEIPPGFAAPSHVHPVPTFGVVNQGTIAYQEEGGEETMLNEGDTFFEPQDVNILKFNNTGSDTAVFTVFYIVDKQESPTLHINR encoded by the coding sequence TTGAATTTAAGGAAAGCCGCCAGCTTGATTGTGTTAGGTGTATCACTATCTACTCAAGCAATCAGTGCTGAGAAACCGGTAAGGGAAGATAAGTTTTTCCGGAGCGTAGAGGTAGCCGGAAACTCTGGATTTGTTAAATCTCAACGCATTGAGATTCCCCCAGGTTTTGCAGCCCCTTCTCATGTTCATCCTGTACCTACCTTCGGAGTCGTGAACCAAGGCACCATCGCTTATCAAGAGGAAGGCGGTGAGGAAACCATGTTGAACGAAGGTGATACTTTCTTTGAGCCTCAGGATGTGAATATTCTGAAGTTCAATAACACGGGCAGTGATACGGCGGTGTTCACCGTGTTTTATATTGTCGATAAACAAGAATCTCCTACCTTGCACATCAATCGCTGA
- a CDS encoding TonB-dependent receptor produces MDRKYVLTAFGYAILGLLLGIYMAASKDHGQLVTHAHIMLIGFLLSFIYGLCHKLWLNNSTSKLASTQFYVHQLGTGVVLIGLFLFYGQFVALETIDPVLAAASITVFVGVVLMMIEFVRCTRAT; encoded by the coding sequence ATGGACCGTAAGTATGTTCTGACTGCGTTTGGTTATGCGATTCTGGGTCTTTTATTAGGCATTTATATGGCGGCCTCCAAAGATCATGGGCAGCTTGTCACTCATGCCCACATCATGCTGATTGGCTTCTTACTTTCGTTCATTTATGGCTTATGTCACAAGTTGTGGTTGAATAATTCCACGTCTAAATTAGCGTCCACACAGTTCTATGTTCATCAATTAGGCACCGGCGTTGTTTTGATCGGGTTGTTCTTGTTCTATGGACAGTTCGTAGCGCTGGAAACGATTGATCCGGTGTTGGCAGCGGCGTCAATTACGGTGTTTGTAGGCGTTGTTCTAATGATGATTGAGTTCGTAAGGTGTACTCGGGCGACATAG
- a CDS encoding extracellular solute-binding protein produces the protein MKKTIGMFVVVMMSFMASCFAQAEPTKVSTLRVALYPYVPDRLALFHKIEAIFESGNPGVNLELVDDSSILWDYYSGGLQATKADVYEVDTILLSDLIQSGKITELKLPREDYSDEVKAAVSRNGKTYGVPHWLCGNFLFYKKGDTEIESAATWGDLNKILSSRNESLFVDFKGKSTLGEWYLTVLSELYGLDEAQTLISESDRLDDEALSKLNVMLESCPAGFCRSDDLHDRTGYYSRAFVSGKSSAYVGYSESLHYGIQYYLDNCTESSGCVSPEDIAVRRLPDFAKATKSGGIGWVDALAVDAKLTPTKQLLAMKFIEFMASDEAYQAVLAPDWGEAPKYLISATTTLDIKGAPLYPALYSAHSGRGTGIHIGLNDKLRAIGNQLDCELPISRTDKKTLERCAK, from the coding sequence ATGAAGAAAACAATCGGGATGTTTGTTGTGGTCATGATGTCGTTCATGGCCTCCTGTTTTGCTCAGGCGGAGCCAACCAAGGTGAGTACACTGCGTGTCGCACTGTATCCGTATGTGCCTGATCGTCTTGCTCTGTTTCATAAAATTGAAGCGATTTTTGAATCCGGAAACCCCGGTGTCAATCTGGAGTTGGTCGATGATAGTTCCATTTTGTGGGATTACTATTCGGGAGGACTTCAGGCGACCAAAGCCGATGTCTACGAAGTCGATACGATTCTGTTATCAGATTTGATTCAGTCAGGGAAAATAACTGAGCTAAAGTTGCCTCGTGAAGATTATTCAGACGAGGTGAAAGCTGCGGTTTCGAGAAACGGTAAGACTTATGGCGTGCCTCATTGGTTGTGCGGCAATTTCTTATTCTACAAGAAAGGGGATACTGAGATTGAGTCAGCGGCTACTTGGGGTGACTTGAACAAGATTCTGTCCTCAAGAAACGAGAGTTTGTTTGTGGATTTCAAAGGGAAATCAACGCTCGGTGAGTGGTATTTGACGGTACTGTCTGAACTCTATGGGTTGGATGAGGCTCAGACGTTGATTAGTGAAAGTGACCGTCTTGATGACGAGGCTTTGTCCAAGCTGAATGTGATGTTGGAGTCTTGTCCTGCCGGTTTTTGTCGGAGTGATGACTTGCATGATCGCACCGGCTATTACTCAAGAGCTTTTGTGTCTGGAAAGTCGAGCGCTTATGTGGGCTACTCAGAGTCGCTTCATTACGGCATTCAATATTATTTGGATAACTGCACCGAAAGTTCAGGGTGTGTTTCACCAGAAGACATCGCTGTTCGTCGTTTGCCTGACTTTGCAAAAGCAACAAAGAGTGGTGGCATTGGTTGGGTGGATGCACTGGCGGTGGATGCAAAGTTAACACCGACAAAGCAACTGTTGGCAATGAAATTCATTGAGTTCATGGCATCCGATGAGGCTTATCAAGCTGTGCTGGCACCCGACTGGGGTGAAGCGCCTAAGTATCTCATTTCAGCCACAACGACACTGGATATCAAGGGTGCGCCTTTGTACCCCGCATTGTATTCCGCTCATTCAGGACGAGGCACCGGCATTCACATTGGCTTGAATGATAAGCTTAGAGCCATAGGTAACCAGCTTGATTGTGAATTGCCCATTAGCCGAACCGATAAGAAAACCTTGGAACGTTGTGCTAAATAG